The following proteins are co-located in the Pectinophora gossypiella chromosome 7, ilPecGoss1.1, whole genome shotgun sequence genome:
- the LOC126368067 gene encoding uncharacterized protein LOC126368067: MRGSILLFMLVLWKQDCVRSVRLIELRVPGHAAAGGEALLGCQFDLEGDLLYSVKWYKDGREFYRYMPRGANQTLRFLRPGVTVDLRRSSSDVVTLVNLKLESAGLYRCEVSGEAPQFATVADEKYITIHILPKGGPRITGLRYQYDIGDRLIANCSSPGSRPQAQLKWLVNNRPTHKGHLRGPWLRVAQDPPDTVEVTLGLNFMVLPGHYKNGVMEVKCQSTIAPLYQREKAYILSMPDLNEDTTNKESEIDLGPEPADTMDLSDKLMQENIINSFRELANTIHLELPALTTTTPEPDTTTSEPEPHDSDAQSTSKGTSLTFSIVLLTILLQLLL; this comes from the exons ATGCGTGGAAGCATATTGCTATTTATGTTAGTGCTGTGGAAACAAG ACTGTGTCCGCAGCGTTCGTCTGATAGAGCTGCGAGTACCAGGGCACGCGGCGGCCGGCGGCGAAGCCCTGCTCGGCTGCCAGTTCGACCTGGAGGGCGACCTGCTGTACTCCGTCAAATGGTACAAAGATGGCCGCGAGTTCTACCGGTACATGCCGCGAGGGGCCAACCAGACGCTAAGGTTTCTTAGGCCAGGAGTCACTGtcgat TTGCGCAGGTCATCGAGTGACGTGGTGACGCTGGTAAACCTGAAACTGGAGTCAGCAGGGCTGTACCGCTGCGAGGTGTCGGGCGAGGCGCCACAGTTCGCCACCGTCGCTGACGAGAAATACATCACTATTCACA TTCTCCCAAAAGGCGGGCCACGGATAACGGGTCTCCGATATCAGTACGATATTGGAGACCGTCTGATAGCCAACTGCTCGTCGCCAGGGTCGCGACCTCAAGCCCAGCTAAAGTGGCTGGTCAACAACCGACCAACCCACAAGGGCCACTTGCGGGGGCCCTGGCTCAGAGTGGCCCAAGATCCCCCCGATACTGTCGAGGTCACACTAGGACTCAATTTCATGGTCCTGCCTGGACATTATAAAAACGGTGTTATGGAGGTCAAG TGTCAATCAACGATAGCACCGTTATACCAACGCGAGAAAGCGTACATTTTATCAATGCCCGATCTAAACGAAGATACGACGAACAAAGAATCCGAGATAGACCTGGGCCCCGAGCCGGCTGATACCATGGACTTGTCAGACAAACTAATGCAGGAGAATATTATTAACAGCTTCCGAGAACTGGCTAACACCATACACTTGGAGCTCCCAGCACTGACGACCACGACGCCAGAACCGGATACTACAACTTCAGAGCCGGAACCTCATGATAGTGATG CTCAATCCACATCGAAAGGAACATCGCTTACTTTTTCAATTGTGTTGCTGACGATCCTCCTGCAACTGTTATTATAG